The stretch of DNA AGTTGCCTGTTTTAATTTCCGCATTATCCGAACTTATTACATTATCACCCACGGTTAAATTAACAGGGGCAACGATATACCTTTTTTCGCCGTCTTTATAATTTAGAAGCGCAATTCTGCATGTTCTGTAAGGGTCATATTCTATGGACGCCACAACTGCAGGCACTTCAAATTTATCCCTTTTAAAATCTATTATTCTGTAAAGCTTTCTGTGGCCGCCGCCCCTGAAACGGGAAGTAATTCTTCCCGAGCTGTTTCTGCCCGTCTTGTTTTTAAGTTTAAAAGTCAGCGCCTTTTCAGGTGAGTCTTTTGTTACGTCCTCTTTGGTGTCGACCGTCATCATCCTTCTGGAGGGTGTAAGCGGCCTGAAACTCTTTATTCCCATGGCTTATACTCCTTCTACTATTTCTATTTTATCTTCCTTCTTTAACTGTACGATGGCTTTTTTGAACTTTCTTGCCGCGGATATCTGACGGCCAAAGCGTTTGGCTTTGCCGGGCAGGTTCGCGGTATTAATCTTGGTCACCTTTACCTTGAACATTTTTTCCACAGCTTCTTTAATCTGTTTTTTTGAAGCCTTGCTGTCAACTTCAAAAGTATAAAAGTTGCCTTTTTCCCTTGCGATGGAACTTTTCTCTGTAAGAGAAGGTTTTTTTATAATCTGGTAAATATCCATTACCCTATTCTCCTTATTATTTCTTCCATGGATTTTTTTGTTACAAGTATGTTTGAATTAACCAAAAGGTCATACACGTTAATATTCTTGGAAGTAATAATGTCCGCGTTTCTTATATTACGGACCGACTTTACAACGGCACTGTCAGCTTTTTCCGATACAAAAAGAACCTTTTTTCCGTTAAGCTTCATTAATTTAAGCATGTTGGAAACATCTTTTGTCTTAGGCTGAGTAAAATCCATAGTGTTTATTATTTTAATCTCGCCGTCTTTCAGTTTTCCGGCTACAACCATCTGCATAGCTGCCTTTTTCTGTTTTTTAGGAACTTCCATTCTTGCTTTAAGCGGCCTTGGCCCGAATGTAACACCGCCGCCTTTCCAGATAGGAGACCTGTTGGAGCCATGCCTTGCACGGCCTGTCCCTTTCTGTTTCCATGGTTTCCTTCCGCCTCCGCGCACTTCCGCCCTTGTAAGCGTGTTAGAAGAACCATTATGCTGATTCTGCTGATAAGCCAGAACCACATCATGAACAGCGTTATCTTTTGGTTCAACCGCAAGAATGCTGTCTGCTATTTCAAATTCTTCCAGCTTCTTGTTTTCTTTATCAACTACGTCAAGTTTCATGAGTAAAATCTCCTTTTCTTCGTTTACTTCTTTTTAACGCTTTTTCTGATTTCAACAATACCGTTGTTAGAACCCGGAACAGCGCCCTGAACAAGCATAAATTTATTTTCTACGTCAACTTTTTCAACAGCAAGATTAAGCACTGTAACCCTGTCAACGCCCATGTGCCCTGCCATTCTCATATTCTTAAAAACCCTTGCAGGATATGTGCTGGAACCAATAGACCCCGGAGCGCGGTTGTGATTGCTTCCATGGCTGCCTGCTCCGCCTGCAAAGTTATGC from Candidatus Goldiibacteriota bacterium encodes:
- the rplW gene encoding 50S ribosomal protein L23, translating into MDIYQIIKKPSLTEKSSIAREKGNFYTFEVDSKASKKQIKEAVEKMFKVKVTKINTANLPGKAKRFGRQISAARKFKKAIVQLKKEDKIEIVEGV
- the rplD gene encoding 50S ribosomal protein L4, which translates into the protein MKLDVVDKENKKLEEFEIADSILAVEPKDNAVHDVVLAYQQNQHNGSSNTLTRAEVRGGGRKPWKQKGTGRARHGSNRSPIWKGGGVTFGPRPLKARMEVPKKQKKAAMQMVVAGKLKDGEIKIINTMDFTQPKTKDVSNMLKLMKLNGKKVLFVSEKADSAVVKSVRNIRNADIITSKNINVYDLLVNSNILVTKKSMEEIIRRIG